ACAACGTTCACCGCCACCCGCCGAAGCCACGCCTCCGGATTCTCCAGACGAGCGAAGCGCCGGGGCGCAGCCAGCGCCCTCGTAAACGCTTCCTGGACCGCCTCCTGGGCCTCGTTCACGTCCCCGCTCACCGCGTACAGCTGGACGACCAGCCGCCGGAAACAGCCTGCGTACAACTCGGAGATCAGATCACCGTCGGACACCGTCACCTCCCTTCTCCACCACGTCCACTCACGAGCGGGGCCAAAGGTTCCATGGAACCGGTCAGAAAGTTTGGCGAGCGACAGCGCGAGTGGATCGCGGCGCAGCAATCTCTGAGACGGCGACAGCATCGCCCGCGATGTTCATGGTCCCGCCCGGCGACTAGTCCGCATCTAGTCCGCAAGAGGTCGACGGACGGCGGGCGAGTGTTGTGAGATGTCGAGAGGCATTTCCGCTGCTAGACCCCCATGCACCCAGGCCACCGGAGCGGGCAACTTGATCTCGTAATGCGTAGGTCAACGGTCGGTCCGTCAGGCGGCCTTCGAGGGCGGTGACTTGGCGAGGTCATAAGGCCGGACCGTCTGCGTTGGGCCTGCTCGCGCCAGCCGTCGAGGGTCAGCGCCGGGTGGACTCCGCGACGAAGACGCCGCGACCCGGGCGGCCGACCAGCACACCCCGCTCTCGCAGCGTCGCCACAGCCCGGCTGATCGTGGACTGCGAGACGTCGTACTCCGCCGCCAGCGCCCGCCCGGAGGGGAGCTGAGAGCCGGGCGGATAGGTCCCGTCCTTGATCTTGCTCAGGAGATCGTCGAGCAGCTCGTCCATCGTGGGCGGAATAGGCACGTCAGGCCCCTTGCAGTCGGTTGGCCCACCCAGTATTGATCAGCCGCTTCGACGCAGGCAACGCATGTAGAACGAATGGCGTAGGTGGGCGACTGACTCAGAGACATGCTTGACATAGGTGACTCGGTGGCAATACCGTCGCTCTCGGTGATGCGGTGCTGCTGCGGTCGGTTGGCGCCTCTCGTACCGGTCTCGCATCGCCGCCGAGACCTCACCCTCCGCGCTCCCCCGGCGCGGCCCTGCTGTCGTACCGCCGATCGAGGCTGCGGTGGCAGGGCGGGCGGTCTCCGCCGACCACAACCGGCGGAGACCGCCCCCTCCACTTCGACGCGATCCGACGATGGGCGGTCACCCGTGCGCAACCTGATCCGTCGGCTGGCGAGCCGACACGACCAACGACGTCCGACGGAAAACGCCGGCCCGCTCCAGGGTCGGCTTCCGCTGCGGCCCTGGCAGATCCGCGACCGGTGCTTCAACGTCCGCCGGCACGGCCTCGACCCGGTCGAGATCCGCGCGTTCCTGCACCGGGTGGCCGACGAACTCACCGTCGCGCAGACCGCCCTGGTCGCGGTGCAGGAGGAGAACGTACGGATCAAGAACGCCCTGCGCGCCTGGCAGAGCGCCCAGTCGGCGAACCACCGCTACCGATGACCGACCGCTGGGTGATTCACCTGCCGGTCACCGCGCCCGACCTGCTCCGGGCCCGGATCTTCGCCCGTACCGCCGCCCGGGTGCTGGCCCGGCTCAGCGCACGCGTCGAGCCGGGCGGGGTGACCGTCTCGGCCGAGGACCAGCAGGGCGTACGCCATTGGGTCTTCTGTGACCGACCACTGCCCGGCGGCGGGCGGTGTGCGCAGCCGGTGGACCACACCTCGCCCTGCTCGCGGCGCGCGCCGTGGCTCAACCGGCGGTGAAGACGACCGGGCGCAGGTGGGCGGGCAGGTGGTCGTACTGCCAGGCGCGCTCGGCCTCGACGAACCCGGTCATTTCCGTCACGTGGGTCGTCGACGCGGCGTGGGCCGACGCTGGTGAATGACTGCTGTCCCATCGGGTACGCGGGCTGCGATACGCGAAGGATCAGGCCGGGTAGACCCCGTGCCGCTGCCACGCCGGCCCGTTGTTCGGGGCGGAATCGCCATCTCCGATCCGACGTACGCGAGAAGAGAGGCATGCGATGAAGGACAGAATCCTCAAGGGGTTGAAGAGGAAGACAAACTCGATCATGGTGCGCCGCAGGCGCAAGGATTCCCTGATCACCAAGCCGAGCCGCTCCAGAAGGCCCGGCAGGATCTTTCAGTGACAGCGCCACCCGCCGGAAGCCGATGACCCTCGCGGCCGGCGGCGCGCCGTGGCTCAGCCGCCGGTGAAGACGACCGGGCGCAAATGTTCGGGCAGGTGGTCGTCCCGCTCGGCGGCGGTCACGGGTGGCGGCGCAGGTAGCGGGCGCGGCGGCCAGCATTGTGGAAGCCGAGCCGCCGGTACAGGGCGGCGGCCGGGTTGTTGTCGTTGACGCAGAGCCACGCCTCGCCGGCGCCGTCGGCGGTCAGTGCGCGCAGCGCGCTCGCCACCAGGTACGCCCCGACCCGGCGGTGCCGCCAGCCGGGGACGACGCCCACCTGGTCGATCCAGTTGTCGATGACGTTGAGGAAGCCCACGGCGGCGCCGTCGGGACCTCGGGCGATGATCGACAGGTCCGGCCGGTATTCGTCGTCCTCCCGCAGTTCGCCCAGCCACTCGTCGGCCTCCGGCTCCACGAAGCCGGGCCGGTCGGCGAACGACGCACGGTAGGCCTCGAAGAGTTCGGGGCCGATCTCCCAGGTGATCGGTTCGGTTCGCACTCCGTCCGGCGCCGCCACTCCGGGGAGCGCGTCGAGGTCGTGCCGCAGCACCCACTCCAGGAAGGTCTGGTCGAAGCCGCGCGCGGTGAACAGGGCGTCCGCGTCGGCGCTCCACGACTCGGTGGTCAGCACCAGGTCCGCGTCGCCGGCCTGCTCGTCCGCCCAGCTCAGCAGCCGGCTGCCGAGGCCCTGCCCGCGCCACGCCGGATGCACCAGCCCGGTGCCGGTGGCCGGCCGGCGGTCGGTGCCGACGCCGATGGCCGCGACCAGCGCGCCGTCGTGCCAGGCGCCGAGGGTACGGGTCTGGAGCAGTCGCGCCCGCAGCAGCGGTGGGCCGGCGAACAACGGCAGCCCGCCGTCGGCCGCCAGGCACACCTCGGCCAGCTCGGTCAACCCGGCGAGGTGCTCCTCGCCGAATTCCTTCCAGGTGAGGGCGTCCACGCCCGGGTACGTCCGGTCCACCGTCGTCCTCCGTCGTCCTGCTCCGGCGCACCAGTAGGCGTCCCAGCCACCGACCCTGTCAACGCGGTTTCGCCGGTACGAGGGCTCAGAGGACGCGGGTGACTTGCTCGGCGGCGATCCGGGCGTCCAGCCGCGCCCGGTCCAGGTTGGCGCAGAGCACCACCGACGCGCCGGCGGCGAGCGGCGCGAGCAGCCACTTCAGCGGCTGCTCGTGCTCGGCCGTGTCGACCAGCAGCCGGGCCCCGGAACGCAGGTCGAGCTGCTCGGCGAGCCCCTTCGCCACGGCGGCCCACTCGCCGTAGCTGGTGCCGTCCGGGCTGGCCGGGTCGGACGGGCGGATGCCGGTGTAGTCGGGTGGGGTGTCGGTGTGCCGGAGCACCTCGGCGGACCAGTCGAGCCAGCCGAGGGGCACGTCGGTCAGTGGGCCGGGCCGGGTGCCGACGAGGTAGCGGTGCACCCCGTCGGGCACGTCCTCCAGCCAGTCGTCGAGGCGTTCCCGGGTCACGAAGACCGCGTCGTACGGCAGGTCAGCGCCGGGTTCGAGGACCGGCAGGCCGGCGGTGGCCCGCGGCCGGAACGACACCGCCAGCCCGATCGACCAGGCGCCGACCAGCACCGCAGCGGTACGCCAGTGCGGCGGCAGCAGCACCGCGACCCGGCTGCCGGGGCCGAGTCCGCAGCCGTCGCGCAGCAGCGCCGCGCTGCGCGCCGCCCAGCCGCCGAGCTGCTGCGCGGTCAGGTCGGTGCGCTCCCCGGTCGCGTCGTCGTAGTAGGTGAGCAGCGGAAGGTCGGCCTCGCGCGGCGCGTCGGCCGGAACGGTTACGGGCGTGTGGACAGCCATCGGGGTGCTCCTCCCTGCCGGTCCGATCACCCTAACGATCCAGCGTCAGCGGCAGAATCGGTCCACCAGCAGCGCCAGCCGCCGGTCGTGGTCGGCACGCCGGAGCCGCCCGCTGCGCATCAGCGTGACCAGGCCGTGCAGCCCGCTCCAGAAGGTCTCGGTGAACGTCTCCAGGTCGTCGTCGCCGGCGACCGGCCGCAGGGTCTCGGCCAGCTCGGCGAAGCCCCGGGCCAGGTCGACCGGGACGTCCTGGCTGGCGAACGGCAGGTCGACCGCGAGGGTGAACATCGCGTCGTAGAGCGCGGGCCGCCGCTCGGCGAACGCGGTGTAGGCCGCGGCGACGTCGGCCACCGCGTGCCGCTCGTCGATCGCGGCGGTACGCGCGGCGGCCAGCTCCCGGCCCAGATCGCCGAAGCCCTCCACCGCGACGGCGGCCATGATGGCGTCCTTGCCCTTGAAGTGGCTGTACAGGACGGGCTGGCTGTACTCGATCTGCGCCGCGAGGCGGCGGGTGGTGACGGCGTCCCAGCCCTCCGACTCGGCCAGCTCCCGGGCTGCGGCGACGATGGCCCGCTCCCGTTCCGCCCGCTCGCGCTCCCGGCGCTCTCGTATAGCCATGACCGCAAGTCTAGCACCGCTAGCGATTCTGCCGACGTTCTGCTAGCTTCGCTCTCAGACCTAGCAGCGCTAGCGAATCGGAGTCGGACATGCTCAGCCCCCTCGCCTACGGACTCGCCGTCGTCATCAGCCTCCTCGTCGTCGTCATCGGCGCCCGCTTCCTCCTGCAGCCCGAGGCTGCCGCCGCCGGTTACGGCGTCCCGGCCAAGCCGGACGGTGACCGCGCCTACCTCACCGTCAAGGGACTGCGCGACCTCACCTACGGCCTGCTCGGCCTCGCCCTGATCGCGTTCGCCACCCCCACCGCGGTCGCCTGGTACATGCTGCTCGGCGCGCTCGAACCGCTGGGCGACACCGTGATCGTGCTCCGCCACGGCGGCACGAAGGCCACCGCCTTCGGCATCCACTTCGCCACCGCCGTGGTCGTACTCCTCGACGCCGTCCTGCTGTTCGCCCTGTAGCCCACCCGCCATCCCCGCGAAGGAGCCGTCCGATGTCCCTGATCACGCCCGACTTCGACCGGTCCGTCATCGTCCGAGACGCCGACGCCGAGGTGGTGGGGCGGGCACCGACCACCATCCGGCTGCTCGCCGACAGCCGCCCGGCTGTGGCGCTACCGGCGTCGGTACGGTCTGCCGGGCGGCGGCGGGTTCGGTTTGCTCGGGCGGAAGCGCCAGGAGATGGTGTCCGAGGCGGCGATCGCGATAAGGATGACAACGGCCACGACGGCGATCAGGATCGGTGACATGAACGCCACCACGGGTGACAGGACGACGAGCAGGAGTAGACCGATCACTCGGGACACGGCGACCCTGCTGAACGACAGGTAGTCGAGCCGAGCACGCCCGGCCAGGTAGAGCGCGGGCCCGCACAGGATGACGGCGGACCAGACCAGGTTGGCCTCGGCGAACGGGTGGTTGATGATGATCTCGTCGCCAACCGAGCTGAGTACGATGCCGCCGGCCATGACCAGATGGGCATACGAGGCGGACCGGCTGAAGAATGCCGGCGCGGCGCTGGCCGCGATCGCAGCCGGGAGGAGCAGGCCCGCGCGGTAGAAGTAGATCCGCCACAGCAGCGTGGTGATGGCGAACGCCAGCACGAATGCGATCAGCCGATCCCGCTCGAACCCGTACGCGGCGAACTGCCCGCCTGCTGCCAGGATCGACTCACCGAACGCGATGATCATGATCTGCTGGTAGCGCTCGGCGAGATGCTCCGCGGAGACCACCTGGGTGGTGATCCGGGCCGGGCCGAGCTTGGGCAGCCGGTAGTCCAGCCGGCTCATCGTGTAGCCGAGGGCCGCCGCGAGGAGCCAGATCACCACCCGGGTGGTGCCCTGGGTCAGTGCGCCCGCGATCCACAGCACTCCTGAGAAGCAGTTCCAGATGAGCTGCTGCACCGAGCCGATCGCCACCTCCGGCCGGCGGCGCATCGCGGTCGTGACGAAGAGGGCCCGGCCGCCTGGATGATCACGTATGTGGCGGCGAAGATCATGCCATCCTCGCCGAATGCGGTGGGCGCCGCGCCCGCCATGATCAGGGTGCCGAGCATGATGGGGATGATCACGACCTGAATCGCGGGCTGGGCAGGGTTGAGGCGGTCCGTGGTCCACGCGGTGAAGACCCAGACCCACCAGAACGCGGCGAGCAGGATCACGGTGTGCAGGGCGCCGAGCCAGGTGAGGTCGGTGAACAGGGTGTGCGACAGCCGGGTCAGCGCGAAGACGAGGATCACGTCGAAGAAGAGCTCGACGTAGGTGGCGCGCTGCGGCTCGGCGTGATTCCGCAGCAGGTCGCTCGTGTTGCCGGCGGTCATCGGCGCGCCCGTTCTGTCAGTTCTGCCGCATTTATGCCGTCAGTCGTACCACGCGCCGCACAGCCCGGGATCCGCCGCCGGGAATCCAAGCGGGTCGACACACCACGCGCCGGCCACGGCCGGGCATGCCGCTGCGGGCACCGCCAGGAACCGGCTGTCGTCAGGATTCGGGAAGTTCGGGCCCGCCCTCCACCAGCGGGGCGAGCAGGTCGCCCTGCTTCTCGACGCGGTTGAGCACCTCACCCGCCGTGTACGGCTTGGTCGACGGTCGCTTGCCCGCCGCGCCCGCCTCCACCTCGTCCCAGGTGAGCGGGGTCGATACCGCCGGCACCGCCTGGGCGCGCAGCGAGTACGGCGCCACCGTCGTCTTCGCGGCGTTGTTCTGGCTCCAGTCGATGAAGACCTTCCCCGGGCGCAGGTTCTTCGCCATCTTCGACACGATCTGCTTCGGATGCGCCTTCTCCAGCTCCTGGGCGATCCGCCTGGCGTAACCGGAGACGAGATCGGAGTCCTGGGTGCCCGCGATCGGGCAGCAGAGCTGCATGCCCTTCTTCCCGGACGTCTTCGGGTACGAGTCGATGCCGTCCTCGGCCAGCCGGTCCCGCATCAGCAGCGCCACCTCGCAGCACTGCTTCAGCGCCGCCGGCGCGCCCGGGTCCAGGTCGACCACCATCATGTCCGGGTGGTCGCCGATCTTCCACTGCGGCGTGTGCAGCTCCAGGGCGGCGAGGTTGGCCAGCCAGACCAGGGTGGGCAGGTCGTCGGCGACCACGTAGTCGATGGTCTCCCGGCCCTTGCTCGATCCGGGCGCCGGCAGCGTCTCGGTGCGTACCCAGGCGGGGGTGGCGGCCGGGGCGTTCTTCTCGAAGAACGAGGCACCCCCCACGCCGTTCGGGTAGCGGATCCGGGTGAGCGGCCGGTCGGCCAGGTGGGGCAGCAGCACCGGGGCGATCCGCGTGTAGTAGTCGATCACCTCGCCCTTGGTGAAGCCGGCCTCCGGATAGAGCACCTTGTCCAGATTGGACAGTTCCAGCGAACGTCCCTCGACCTCCACTTTCAACCGGTCAGCTGGCATCCTCGACCTCCTCGGGCGGCTTGTCCGGGCGCAGGCGCAGGATCCGGGGGAAGCGCAGCCGGCCGTCCGGCGTGCGCTGGCCGTACTTCACCTCCACCACGATCTGCGGGGTTACCCAGATCGCGCCCCGGGCATCCTCGCGTGGCACGTCGCCGGCGAACGGCGACGCCGCCGTGCGCAGCGGCTCCAGCTCGCGCAGCAGCTCCCGCTCCAGGGCCGCGCCGATCCCGCCGCCGACCCGACCCCGGTAGGTGAGCCGGCCGTCCGGGCCGGGCACCCCGACCAGCAGGCCACCGATCTTCCGGGCACCGGGCCGCCAGCCGCCCACCACGAAGTCGCCGGTCACCTCCAGCTTGACCTTCACCCAGTCCGGCGAGCGCACCCCGGGCCGGTAGACCGAGTCGACCCGCTTGGCCATCACCCCCTCCAGGCCGTGCTCGCCGGCCGCCTCGTAGGTGGCCGGGCCGTCGCCGAAGCTCGGCGGGACGGCCCACCGCGCGGCCCCCAGCCCGAGCGACTCCAGCGCCGCCCGCCGGTCCCGGTAGGAGCGACCGGTCAGGTCCTCGCCGCGCAGCCGGAGCAGGTCGAAGATCATGTACGTCACCGGCACGGTAGCCGCCAGCCGGGCCGCCTTCGCCGGGTTCCGGACGTGCATCCGCTCGGCCAGCGCGGTGAACGACGGCTGCCCGGCGGCGTTGAAGAGCACCACCTCGCCGTCCAGCAGCGCGTCGTCGACCTGGTCGGCCAGGGTGATCAGTTCGGGGTACGCGGTGGTGATCTCCACGCCGGAGCGGGCGTACAGGCGTTGCCGGATGGCGGTGGCGGTGATGTCGGCGAGCGCGCGGACCCCGTCCCACTTGAACTCGTACGCCCAGCCGGCACCGGCCGGGAGCTGCCCGGTCATCGCGAGCATCGGCTTCAACGGCGCGCCGGGCACCTTCTGACTGTAGTTGGACCGCGAAGAGCGTGCGTCCCGTTCGATCGTTTGCGATCCTGAGCAGAACCGGGGAGAGGAGCGCGTGATGCGGGCGATCTGGAAAGGAGCGGTGTCGTTCGGGCTGGTGTCGATCGGGGTGAAGCTCTACTCGGCCACCGAGGAGAAGGACATCCGCTTCCACCAGGTGCACCGGGACGACGGTGGCCGCATCCGCTACAAGCGCACCTGCTCGGTCTGCGGCGAGGAGGTCACCTACGACGACATCGCCAAGGGGTACGACCTCGGCGGCGGCGAGATGGTCATCCTCACCGACGAGGACTTCGCCGAGCTGCCGCTGACCACCTCGCACGCGATCGACGTGCTGGAGTTCGTCCCCGCCGAGCAGGTCGACCCGATCCTCTACAACAAGGCGTACTTCCTGGAGCCGGAGGGGACGGCGACCAAGCCGTACGTGCTGCTGCGGGACGCGCTCGCCGACTCGGAGCGGGTGGCGATCGTCAAGGTGGCGCTGCGCCAGCGCGAACAGCTCGCCACCCTGCGCGTACGCGAGGGCGTGCTGCTGCTCAACACGATGCTCTGGCCGGACGAGGTGCGTACCCCGGACTTCGGTTTCCTGGACGAGGACCTCAAGGTCCGGCCGCCGGAGCTGGCGATGGCCAGCTCGCTGATCGACTCGATGGCCGGGGAGTTCCAGCCGGACGCCTTCACCGACGACTACCGGGCCGCGTTGCAGGAGGTCATCGACGCGAAGGTCGAGGGTCGCGAGGTGGTCCAGCCGGAGGAGGAAGAGGCCGCGCCGGCCGCCGCGGTCGACCTGATGGCCGCGCTGAAGGCCTCGGTCGAGCGGGCCCGGGCGGCCCGCGGCGAAGAGCCCTCCGGTAAGGCCGCCGAGCCGACGCCGATCTCGGCTGCCCGGTCGGCGCAGAAGGCCGCCAAGGAGCCGGCCACGAAGGCGGCCGCGAAGAAGGCGCCCGCGAAGAAGGCCGCCGCCAAGAAGGCCGAGCCGGCCAAGAAGGCGGCGGCGAAGAAGACCGCGGAGAAGAAGGCGGCCAAGGCCCCGGCGAAGAAGGCCGCCGAGAAGAAGGCGGCACCCCGCAAGACCGCCTGACCTGCGACCGCCCCCTGCCGAGCCGGATCGGACGGCAGGGGGACCGGGCGTCAGCCCCGGCCGAGCTTGCCGGTCGGGGTGATCCGGACGATGACCCGCTCCTCGCCCGGCTGCCGGAACGGGTAGGTGTCCTGGCCGAGGTACTTCTTGGCCATCTTGTCGATGTGCTCGTCGGCGCCCTCGGTGACGAACTCGGCCGTGCCCTTGACCCAGAGGGTGCGGAAGTCGTCCGCCTTGTCCACCACGGAGACCGCGACCACCGGATTGCGCTGGATGTTGACGTACTTCTGCCGGCCCTTCGCGGTGTTGAACACGATGTGCTCGCCGTCGGTGTCCACCCAGACCGGGGTCACGTGCGGGGTGCCGTCGGCCTCGATGGTGGCCACGTGGGCGAGCTGCGGCTCTTCGAGCAGGGCCAGGTCTACTTCGGTGAGGATCGCCATGGTCGAGAACCTACTACCGGAAATTGCCGCCGACCGGCCTCCTGCCCGATTCGGCCCGGGCGAGGGGGCACCGAGGGCGTCCCGACGGGTACCGTGTGCGCTGGTCTCGGCAGCGGCCGCCGGGCCGCACCCACCCACCCAGCAGGGGAGTTCGACGTGAGCGAGCGTGTGCAGAACCGGTCGGCGGGCCAGGGCCCGGGCACCAAGGCGGAGCGGCGGCTGGCCGCCCAGCTGGCGGCGAAGAAGGCGGCCGAGGCGAAGCGTCGCCGGCAGTCGCTGCTCGGCGCGCTCGCCGGTGTCGCCGTCGTCGCGGTGCTGATCGGCGTCTTCGTCGTCGTGAACAGCGGGGGCGACGACAAGAAGCCGGCCGCCGGCACCCCCTCGGCGACCGCCCCGGCCCCCGAAGCCACCGCCCCCGCCGCACCACAGCAGCAGCTCCCGGAGGGCGCGGACCCTGCGCTCGCCACCAAGCCGAAGGTCGACCCGGGTAAGGGCGAGCTGACCAAGCTCACCGTCACCCCGCTGATCAAGGGCAACGGCCCGGCGGTCAAGGCCGGCCAGACCATCACCACCAACTACGTGGGTGTCTTCTACAAGGACGGCAAGGAGTTCGACGCGTCCTGGAACAACGGGCAGCCGGCCAGCTTCCCGATCGGTGTCGGCCAGGTCATCAAGGGCTGGGACCAGGGCCTGGTCGGGGTGACCGTGGGCAGCCGGGTGCAGCTCGACATCCCCGCCGACCTGGCGTACGGCAACGACGGCGCGGGCGGCCGCCCGGCCGGCCCGCTGCGCTTCATCGTCGACGTGCTGGCCGCGCAGTAGCTCACAACGGTCTTCCTTCCGGTCACCTACCGGCAGTAGGTTCATGGTCACCGTGGGCGGCACCACCCGCCCACGGTGACCTGTCACCGAGGCGGAGGTGCACGTGGCGGCGCTGGACGACCCCCGGCTGGCCCGGGTGATGTGGACGCACTTCGAGCCGGTCCACGCGGTGACCTACTTCCACCCGCGCGCCCGGGCGGCGTACGAGGCGGTCGGGCTGCGCGGCTACTGGCGGGGCTACTTCGCCGGCCGGGCCGCCCCGCTCGGCCCGACGCCCGCGCCGCCGGTGATCGCCGCGTTCTTCAGCTTCGCGCCCCCGATGGTGGCCCGGGCGCTGCCCTCGGTGTGGCGGCTGGCCACTCCGGAGGAGGCGCTGCGGGCCCGGCTCACCGGCGCCGTCCAGGCACTCGCCGAGTTCACCTACGAGCTGCCCGAGGCGCACCTGGTCGAGGCGGCGGACCTGCTTGAGGAGGCGGCTGGCCGGGTGGAGACCGCCGGCCGGGTGCTCGGCGCGGTCAACGCCGCCCTGCCCCGGGGCGAGTACCCGCTGTCCCGGCTCTGGCAGGCCGCCACCACCCTGCGCGAGCACCGGGGCGACGGGCACGTCGCCGCCCTGGTCACCACCGGGCTGGACCCGGTGGAGGTGCTGGCCTGGCGCTGCCGGGTCGACCAGTCCCGGGAGTTCCACCAGGCGGCCCGGGGCTGGACCGACGAGGAGTGGGCGGCCGCGGAGGAGCGGCTGGTGGAACGCGGCTGGCTGACCGCCGACCGGGCGCCGACCAAACACGCCAGCAACACGTTCCGGGCGGTCGAGGAGGCCACCGACCGGGCCGCTGCCGGCCCGTGGCGGGCGCTCGGCGCCGACCGTACGGAGCGGCTGCGCGAGCTGCTCGAACCGATCGCCCGCCGCTGCCGCACGATCATCCCCCGGCAGAGCCCGATCGGCCTGCCGGCGACCCAGCCCACCTGACCCCGGGCCGCGGCAACCCCGCGGAGGGCAACCCGGCGGTCGGCGTAGCGTGCCCGGCATGTGGATCGTGGAACTCGCCTTCACCGACGCCCCGGAGCGGCTCGCCGCCCGACCTGCCCACCGGGAGCGGCTCACCGCCCTGCACGCCGAGGGCAAGGTACGGATCACCGGGCCGCTGGCCGACGACTCTGGCGCGGTGCTGGTCTTCGACGTGCCGGACCGGCCTGAGCTGGACCGGCTGCTGGCCGCCGACCCGTACTTCACCACGCGCGGCGTCGAGATCGTCCAGATCCGGGAGTGGGCACCCTTCCTGACCTGAGCCGGCCCGCCGTCGGGAGGGCAGGGCAGGATGGGCTCATGGTGGACGCGGTGCTCTTCGACCTGGACGGCGTGATCGTGGACTCCGAGCCGGTCTGGGAGGAGGTCCGGCGGGCGTACGTGGCCGCGCACGGGGGGACCTGGCAGTCCGACACCCAGCGCCGGCTGATGGGGATGAGCACCGGCGAGTGGGCCGCCTACCTCAGCGGCGAGCTGGGCGTCGACCGGAGTCCCGAGCAGGTCGCCACCGAGGTGGTCGCGGAGATGACCCGGCGGTACGCGGAGCGCGTACCGCTGATCGACGACGCCGCCGCGGTGGTGCGCCGGATGGCCGCGCGGTGGCCGCTGGGGCTGGCCAGCTCCTCCCCCACCGCGCTGATCGCGGCGGCGCTGGAGGCGACGGGCCTGGCCGACGCCTTCGGCGCGACGCTGTCCACCGAGGAGACCGCGCGGGGCAAGCCGGCGCCGGACGTCTGGCTCGCCGTCGCCGCGCGACTCGGCGTCGACCCGACCCGCTGCGTGGCGGTCGAGGACTCCTCGAACGGGGTGCGCTCCGCGGCCGCCGCCGGCATGCGGGTGGTGGCGATCCCGCACGGGTCGTACCCCCTCGATCCGGACGCGGAAGGGCACGCGGCGGTGCTGCTGCCCTCGGTCGACGCGCTCACCCCGGAGGTCGTGGAGCGGCTCGGCTGAGCGGGGCGAAGCTGGACGCCGGCACCGACCCCGCGCTCAGACCGCCCGGCTCCGGCTCGACCTCGGCAGGAACCGCCGGGGCGCCGGGCCCGGCGGCCGGGCCGGCTCGTCCGCGGGCCGCTCCGGGCCGCCGGCCTCCGTCGCGGCCCGCGTCGGGGCAGGTCGTCGATCCGCCACCGGTACGTCCCGCATGTCACCCCTCCTGCCACCGACTACCGGGTTGTACGGTTTCCCGGGCGGACCGGATCGGAATGATCAGGGATCGGCGGGGTACCGCAGGCCGCGGTGCCGGCGTCCGGCGGGGAGGAGACGGCGATGAGGGCGATCGTGTACGAGCGCAGCGGGGACGCCTCGGTGCTCCAACTGGTCGAGCGGCCGATCCCGGAGCCGGCCCCGGGCGAGGTGCTGGTGCGGATGGCGGTCTCCGGGGTGAACCCGACGGACTGGAAGGCCCG
The window above is part of the Micromonospora inositola genome. Proteins encoded here:
- a CDS encoding TetR/AcrR family transcriptional regulator, whose protein sequence is MAIRERRERERAERERAIVAAARELAESEGWDAVTTRRLAAQIEYSQPVLYSHFKGKDAIMAAVAVEGFGDLGRELAAARTAAIDERHAVADVAAAYTAFAERRPALYDAMFTLAVDLPFASQDVPVDLARGFAELAETLRPVAGDDDLETFTETFWSGLHGLVTLMRSGRLRRADHDRRLALLVDRFCR
- a CDS encoding winged helix-turn-helix domain-containing protein: MDELLDDLLSKIKDGTYPPGSQLPSGRALAAEYDVSQSTISRAVATLRERGVLVGRPGRGVFVAESTRR
- the ku gene encoding non-homologous end joining protein Ku; protein product: MRAIWKGAVSFGLVSIGVKLYSATEEKDIRFHQVHRDDGGRIRYKRTCSVCGEEVTYDDIAKGYDLGGGEMVILTDEDFAELPLTTSHAIDVLEFVPAEQVDPILYNKAYFLEPEGTATKPYVLLRDALADSERVAIVKVALRQREQLATLRVREGVLLLNTMLWPDEVRTPDFGFLDEDLKVRPPELAMASSLIDSMAGEFQPDAFTDDYRAALQEVIDAKVEGREVVQPEEEEAAPAAAVDLMAALKASVERARAARGEEPSGKAAEPTPISAARSAQKAAKEPATKAAAKKAPAKKAAAKKAEPAKKAAAKKTAEKKAAKAPAKKAAEKKAAPRKTA
- a CDS encoding TIGR03089 family protein; translation: MAVHTPVTVPADAPREADLPLLTYYDDATGERTDLTAQQLGGWAARSAALLRDGCGLGPGSRVAVLLPPHWRTAAVLVGAWSIGLAVSFRPRATAGLPVLEPGADLPYDAVFVTRERLDDWLEDVPDGVHRYLVGTRPGPLTDVPLGWLDWSAEVLRHTDTPPDYTGIRPSDPASPDGTSYGEWAAVAKGLAEQLDLRSGARLLVDTAEHEQPLKWLLAPLAAGASVVLCANLDRARLDARIAAEQVTRVL
- a CDS encoding DivIVA domain-containing protein, yielding MRNLIRRLASRHDQRRPTENAGPLQGRLPLRPWQIRDRCFNVRRHGLDPVEIRAFLHRVADELTVAQTALVAVQEENVRIKNALRAWQSAQSANHRYR
- a CDS encoding RNA polymerase sigma factor, with amino-acid sequence MLSPSQRLLRRDPLALSLAKLSDRFHGTFGPAREWTWWRREVTVSDGDLISELYAGCFRRLVVQLYAVSGDVNEAQEAVQEAFTRALAAPRRFARLENPEAWLRRVAVNVVRSRHRRRRVLDRLLRRIGPPAAVVDRSPEHVALLAALRSLPEGQRHALALHYLVDLPVDEVAATLGVSAGTVKSRLSRGRRALAELLTDPDVNDSTSTGRIDVRS
- a CDS encoding DUF4267 domain-containing protein, translating into MLSPLAYGLAVVISLLVVVIGARFLLQPEAAAAGYGVPAKPDGDRAYLTVKGLRDLTYGLLGLALIAFATPTAVAWYMLLGALEPLGDTVIVLRHGGTKATAFGIHFATAVVVLLDAVLLFAL
- the ligD gene encoding non-homologous end-joining DNA ligase, giving the protein MPGAPLKPMLAMTGQLPAGAGWAYEFKWDGVRALADITATAIRQRLYARSGVEITTAYPELITLADQVDDALLDGEVVLFNAAGQPSFTALAERMHVRNPAKAARLAATVPVTYMIFDLLRLRGEDLTGRSYRDRRAALESLGLGAARWAVPPSFGDGPATYEAAGEHGLEGVMAKRVDSVYRPGVRSPDWVKVKLEVTGDFVVGGWRPGARKIGGLLVGVPGPDGRLTYRGRVGGGIGAALERELLRELEPLRTAASPFAGDVPREDARGAIWVTPQIVVEVKYGQRTPDGRLRFPRILRLRPDKPPEEVEDAS
- a CDS encoding GNAT family N-acetyltransferase; the protein is MDRTYPGVDALTWKEFGEEHLAGLTELAEVCLAADGGLPLFAGPPLLRARLLQTRTLGAWHDGALVAAIGVGTDRRPATGTGLVHPAWRGQGLGSRLLSWADEQAGDADLVLTTESWSADADALFTARGFDQTFLEWVLRHDLDALPGVAAPDGVRTEPITWEIGPELFEAYRASFADRPGFVEPEADEWLGELREDDEYRPDLSIIARGPDGAAVGFLNVIDNWIDQVGVVPGWRHRRVGAYLVASALRALTADGAGEAWLCVNDNNPAAALYRRLGFHNAGRRARYLRRHP
- the ligD gene encoding non-homologous end-joining DNA ligase, with the protein product MPADRLKVEVEGRSLELSNLDKVLYPEAGFTKGEVIDYYTRIAPVLLPHLADRPLTRIRYPNGVGGASFFEKNAPAATPAWVRTETLPAPGSSKGRETIDYVVADDLPTLVWLANLAALELHTPQWKIGDHPDMMVVDLDPGAPAALKQCCEVALLMRDRLAEDGIDSYPKTSGKKGMQLCCPIAGTQDSDLVSGYARRIAQELEKAHPKQIVSKMAKNLRPGKVFIDWSQNNAAKTTVAPYSLRAQAVPAVSTPLTWDEVEAGAAGKRPSTKPYTAGEVLNRVEKQGDLLAPLVEGGPELPES